GAGCACCGAGAAATGCGCGACGTGGGCCGGATTGGTGTTGGAGAAGGCATCGAGCGGCATCCGCTCCGAGGCCGCCGCGAGCAGGCGCGCAATCCCCGGCATCTCGCCGGTGAAGATCGCATTCCAGCCTTCCAGGAACTGCGCGTCGGTGATCTCGATGCCGAGCGTCCGGCGCAGGTTTGCGAAGAACGCCGCGTCGTCGATCCGGCCGATCTCGTGATGCTTGAAGCTGTCGTCGACCACAAAGCGCGTGGCGAGGTCGGCCGGCGCGCAGCCGGCTTGCTGCGCCCAGTGCGCCATCGCCTTCTCGAAGTTGATGTCGAGCACGACGCGGCCGATATCGAACAGCAGCACGTCGACGGAATCGGGAGAGAGTTGCGAGGTCATTGCGTGGAACCGTGTACGAAAATTGCAGGCGGCCGGCAATGTCCTCGATTTGTGCGGCAGGCATGCGACGGAGCGAGATGCTGTCGTCCCGGCGAGAGCAGGGACCCATGACCTCAGGAGTGTATTGTCAAAGAGGGCTGTGGCCCCAGCGTCGCACAACAATCGGCATTTGTGATTGTGGGTCCCAGCCTGCGCCGGAACGACACGCAATGCGTTGCACCGGTTGGGACCTTACGGGCTTTTGGTGCGCAGCGACTTGCCGGCTGCCGGGCGCACCTCTCACATCCTGGAAAGCGCCAGGCCGAGGTAGGCGATCAGCGCGCCGGTGCTGAGGATGATGACGACAAGCGCCTGCTCCGAACGTGCTTGCAGGGTTTTTCGGGTCACGGCGATGACGCTCCATCCTTCAACATCATGCTGTCCAACTCACGTCGGTTGGCATCCGTTCCGGTTCCTGCCCGGGAACTTTCGTCAGTGTGTCTGCGCCGCGGTCGTGTCTCGTTGCAGGCCAGAAACGATCAACGCCGCCCGCATTGAAATACGACGGACGGAGTTGGTTCTAGCCCCAGGAGGAATGGCAAAATCCTGACGTGATGGATACGGGCGAGAGAGCAATGAGGTTCAGTCTTCGGCTCCGTACGATTCCGGTACTCCCAACGAGCAAGGGAAAGTGTCGGGGCAAGGTCTAGGATTGCGTGACCAAGTTGCTCTGGCCTCAGCGTGTACCCCCTCGCTGGGGCCTTTCTTTGAGCGCCTGCGATGAGTGCGGCTGGCAATGCGAGCCGGCTCCCGCCGCGGGCCTACCGTTCGCCGAGATCGATCTGCGTCAGGATGCCCTGCCGCAGCGCGAGGCGGACCAGCTCGATATCCGTGCCGACGCCAAGCTTGTCCTTGATCAGGGAATGCAGGTTCGCGACCGTCTTGGGGCTGAGGTGCAGCGCCTCGGCGATCTCGTCGGTGGTCTTCTCCGCGAGCAGCATGCGCAGCACCTCGAATTCCCGCGCGGTCAGCAGATCCGCTGCCGCGGTCTCGCCGGCGAGGCGGCTGAGCGCGAGCTCGTGGTCGATGTCCGGACTGATCGCGATCCTGCCCGCCAGCGCATCCATCACCGCGTGCACCAGCGTCTCCGGCGGGCTGGTCTTGGTGACATAGCCGCTGGCGCCGGCGCGGATCGCCTGCACGGCAAAGGCCGCGTTCTGGTGCATGGTGAACACCAGGATCCTTGCCCGCTTGTCCCACTGCCTGAGGCGCCGGATCGCCTCGATGCCGCCGATGCCGGGCATCGACAGATCCATGATGACGAGGTCGGGTCCGGTCTCCTTGTAGAGGCGGTAGGCCTCGACCCCGTCGGAGGCCTCGGCGACGACCGAGAGGCCGGGCTGCTTCTGCAGCATCGCCCGGTAGCCCTCCCGAACGACGGCGTGATCGTCGACCAGCATGATGGTTCGCGCCGTCGTGCTCATGCCGCGCGTTCCACGGGGGCGGTGTCCGGACCGGTGACGACGGGAACGGTGACGCGGAGCGACGAGCCATTGGGCTGACCGGCCGCGAAGCTCAGCCGCCCGCCCAGCGCCGCGACCCGCTCGCGCATGCCGAGCAGGCCCATGCCGGACTTGAACTGGGGGTCACTCGGCCCGCCATCATCGTCGATCGCGAGCACGATCTCGCTATCGCCGCCGTCCGAAGTCGCCTCGCGCATCTGCAGCCGCAGCAACACGCGCGTGGCGCCGGCGTGCTTGGCTGCGTTGGTGAGCGCCTCCTGCACGATGCGGTAGAGGTTAGCGCCGGCAGAGGCGGGGATGCGTTCGAACGATCCCGACATGGCGATCTCGAACCGCGGCTGTCCGCGGCTACGGCCGTTCCAGCCGGCGATCAGGCCCTCCAGGCTGGCCGCCAGTCCAAGTTCGTCGACATCGGGCGGGCGCAACCTGAACAGGGCGCCGCGCAACGTCTCCATCATGTCGGTCGCGGTCCGCGCGATGCCGTCGCATTCGGCGAGCAGCGGCGGGCAATCCTGCGCCGCGGTCAGGCGCGCCGATGCGGCGAGCGCGCGGATCGCCGCCAGCGACTGCCCGAACTCGTCGTGCAGCTCGCGCGCAAGATGCCGCCGTTCCTCGTCCTGCACCACGATCAGTTTCTGCGTCAGCGCATTGCGGTCGGAGAGCGCGGCAGCGAGGCGCTCGGCGAGCTGGTTGAAGACGTCGCCGATCGCCGACAATTCCGCGAGGTCGAACGGCGGCAGGCGCGCGGCGAGGTCGCCGGCGGCGATCCGCTCGAGCCCGTCGCGGATCAGCCGCGTCGGACGCAGCGCGCGCGACAGCGCCGCATAGACCAGCGCGCAGAGCAGCGGCAGCGCGATCATGAGCACCGCCATCAGGCGGCCGGCATCGTGCCAGGCTTGCGCGGTCAGCACGGCCGGATCGACCCAGACCACGGCTTCGCCGATCGCCTGACCGCGCGACAGCACCGGGCGCACGGCCTCGCGGCCGGGATCGAACAGGCGGCGATAGAGCGCTGCGAAGGCCTGCGGCGGCGCAGCCGTATCGGTCTGCGTGCCGCCGCAGAAGCGCTGGCTGATCTCGCCGCTGTTGCTGCGAAAGGCGAGGCACAGGCCCGGCGCCATGACCGAGCCGGCAACGCTGTCGAGATCGGGGAATTCGGAGCGCGGATTGTTCAGCCATTGGATCTTGCTCTGCTGCAACTCCAGCGTCCTGGCGGCGACATCGGCAACGGCAGCGATCCTGGCGCGCACCGAGCGGTCGGCATCGATCAGGAAGTAGCCGGAGATGGCTGCAAAGCAGAGCAGCGCCACCGCCGCGACGCGCAACGTCAGCCGCAGCTTCAGATCGCTTCCGGACCAGTTCCACATCGGCGTATCCTCAGAGGTCGCAGACGAGCCTCGGCGCCCAGTTCGCGGGCAAGGCCGTCACGCCCATTAAACGGCAGAACACAAGCGTCGAGAAGCGTCGCCTTGAGTGCGGACCACGGTCGTGAGATTTTCCCGGCTCCGGCCGGGAGGCGCTCCGCTGCGGCGCGGATGCCGGCCAGCCTAGGCTGCGATCGAACCGACCGCGCCAGCAGCCAAAGGTCCAGATCATGCGCCAGTCCCGCCTCGTTTTGCACGCCCTCGCGTTGATCGGCCTTCTGGCCGGACCTTGTCCGCTGCGCGCTGAAACCGGCGCCGCGGCGGCATCCCCGCTGGGCGTCAGCATCGATGATTTCAGCTATGTCGACACCTCGGGCGAGGTGATCGACCAGACCGCCGCGCATCAGAAGCGGCTCGATGCGTTCATGGCTGCGCTGCGTGCCGATGTCGCCGCGGAGCCGCGCTATCGCCTGGTCGCGCCCACGGCGCCCGCAGGTGAGGCCCGGATCAAGGTGGTCGGCGGCGTGCAGAAGATGAGCACGCTGATCCAGTGGGCCAAGGTCGCGGTCATCGATGCCGAAGCGAGCCGTGTGCTGTACGAAAAGCTCTATACGTTCCGCGGCGACAATGACGAAGCATGGGACCACGCGCGGATGTTCGTGTCGCGCGAGGTGCGCGCCGTGCTCGCCGCCGCGCTGCCGGCGGCACAGACCGCCGCCGTGGCGCCGATCGGGCTCGCGGTGTTCGAATTCGAGCTCGAGGACAATTCCGCGGCACCGTCGTCCGGCCTTGCCGGCTCGGACGCCGCCACTCTGGCCGACGTTACAAGGGGCGTCCGCGACCGGCTTGCGCAGTCGGGCCGCTACCGCCTGGTCGACACCGGTGGCGCAACCGCCGGGCCCGTCAAGGCGCGGGCGCTGCGCGACTGCGACGGCTGCGAGGCGGCGATCGCACAAAAGCTCGGCGCCGACCAATCGCTGATCGGCGTGATCAGGCGGGTCAGCCGGACCGAATACACGGTCGGCTTCCAGGTGCGCGACGCCCGCAGCGGCGCGGTCGTCTCACGCGGCGACAGCGGCTTGCGGATGGGCGCCGATTATTCCTGGACCCGCGGCGCGGTCCACCTCGTCGGAGACCGCCTGCTCGAGGGCGGGACGCAACATTAGCGATCCGGGTGCGGAGGCCGCGTGGTTGCGGTCACAAGCTCGGCAAGCGGACCATAGCAAACCGCGATAGCTGATAGACCCATCGTCTTCTATCGCCGGGCCTGTGTGTGGGCTATCACCGCCATCCGATCACCGCACAGGAGCCGCCGATGCGTTTGCCCGCCGTCCTTTTCGCTCTCGCGCTCGCCGCAAGCCCCGTGGCAGCCGAGGAGCCGTCGGGCACGCTGCAGAAGATCAAGGAGACGAAGAAGGTCACGCTGGGCTTTCAGGAGGCCTCCGTTCCCTTCAGCTATCTCGATGACAATCAGCGCCCGATCGGCTTCGCGCTCGATATCTGCCTCAGGATCGTCGATGCCGTGAAGAAGGAGCTCGGCATGCCCGACATTGCCGTCGACTATCTCCCGGTGACCTCGTCGAACCGCATCCCGCTGATGGTCAACGGCACGATCGACCTGCACTGCTCGGCGACCACCAACAGCGCCGAGCGCCAGAAGCAGGTGACCTTCACCAACTCGCACTTCCTGAGCGCGACGCGCTTCGCCGCCAAGAAATCATCCGGCATCAACACCATCGACGACCTCAAGGGCAAATCGGTGACCGCCGTTGCCGGCTCGGTGAACCTCACGCAACTCATCAAGGTCAACACCGAACGCAAGCTCGGCATCAACGTCCTGCCGGCCAAGGACCAGGCCGAGGCGTTCCTGATGCTGGAGACCGATCGCGCCCAGGCCTACGCGCTCGACGACGTCCAGCTTGCCGTGGCGATCGCGCGGTCCAAGCAACCTGCGCTCTACATGATCAGCGAGGAGGCCTTCTCGAAGGCCGAGCCGTTCGGAATCATGCTGCGCCGGGAGGACGCGCCGTTCAAGGCGCTCGCCGATCGTGCCACGGCCGAGCTCTACAAGAGCCCGGAGATCGAGGTCATGTACAGGAAGTGGCTGGAGCAGCCGACCCCGCCGAACGGCATCAACTACAACGTGGCGATGTCGCCCGCGCTGCGCAACGCGTTCGCCCATCCGAGCTCGAGCTTCGATCCTGATGTGTACGAGGTTGCGAAGTAACGCGGCTGTCGTCGTCCGATATGGATTTCCGTGCCGAACGGCCAATCCTTGGAACGGCTTTTCGCGCGCGCGGCGAAAAACGAAATAGCGTCTCATATACATCGGCGATTTTTCTCCTAAGCTTGCGGCAGTTTGTGACTGCTGATCAGGAGCCTAACGCCGGTGACTACGCCCCCTCTCTCTCGACGTTCCGCGCTCGGCGTTCTCGCCGGAAGTCTGGTTGCTGGCAATGCGCGCGCGCAAACCGGGGCGGGCGCAGGTCCCGACCTCGGCGGCGTCACCTTGCGGGTGGCGTACTACAAGGGCGGCTGGCGTCCGCTGCTGCAGGCGGCCGGCGAGGACAAGACGCCCTACCGGATCGAATGGAAGGAGCTCAACAACGGCGTGCTCCACATCGAGGCGCTGAACGGCGACGCGCTCGATGTCGGCTCGGGCAGCGAGATTCCGGCGATGTTCGCCGCGCGCCAGAACGCCAAGGTGCGCTTCATCGCCGTTACCCATGAGGATCTCAACATCCAGGTCACGGTGGCGGCGAAGGACGCGCCGATCCATTCGATCGCTGACCTCAAGGGCAAGCGCGTCGGCTATGTGCGCGCGACCACGGCGCATTACTTCCTTGCCAAGCAACTCGAGGAGGCAGGCCTTGCGTTCAGCGATATCGAGGCGATCAATCTGACGCCGTCGGACGGCTACTCGGCGTTCGCCTCCGGCAAGCTCGATGCCTGGGCGATCTACGGCTACAACGGGCAGCTCGCTATCGCGAAGCAGGGCGCGCGGCTGCTCAAGACCGGCGTCGGCTATCTCTCGGGTAATTTCCCGATCTACGCCAATCCGAAGGCGGTCGACGATCCGCTGCGCCACGCGGCCGTCAGCGATTTCCTGCTGCGGATCCAGCGCGCCTATGCGTTCGCCAACAAGAACTTTCCGCTCTATGCGGCGGCGCAGGTGGCCGAAACCCATCTGCCGCTGCAGGACATTCTCGACCAGTTCGCGCGTCGCAGCGACGACTTCTCGCTCGCCGGCGTCAGCCCCGACGTGCCGGAGACCCACCAGAAGGTCGCCGACACCTTCCTCAAGCTCGGTGTGCTCGACGCGCGCGCCGAGGTCGGAAAATTCTGGGATACGAGCTTCAACGACGCGATCGCCGCGGGCGCTGCGAGGCTTGCGCGGAGTTGACGGCGGCCGGCGGGTTACGCTTCGCGAACCCGCTCCCCGTGCTGTATGGTCGTCCTCGCTGACGGCGAGGCGCAGCCCCCTGCGCGCGAAGCGCGTCAGCCGAGCGCCAGGGGAGCCTTGTCCATGCCACGGTCGATCGCCAGCGTCGCGGTTTTTTGCGGCTCGAATTTCGGCGACTCCGACGCCTATGCCGACGGTGCGCGGCGGCTCGGCCGCGCGTTGGCGGAAGCCGGCATCACCATGGTGTATGGCGGCACGACCAAGGGGCTGATGGGCGTCGTCGCCGATGCCCTGATCGAGGCGGGCCGCACGGCCCATGGCGTGATCACCGAAGCGCTGCGCCTGAAGGGCCACACGCACCCCGATCTTCACCGCAGCGAGATCGTCGCCACCTTGCGCAAACGCAAGGAGCGGATGGCCGAACTTGCGGATGCCTTCATCGCGATGCCGGGCGGCAAGAGATGATGGAAGTCTGGACCATGAACCAGCTCGCGGAGATCGACAAGCCGGTCGGTCTGCTGAACGTCGCGGATTTCTACCGGCCGTTCCTGGCCTTCATCGACCACATGGTGACCTGCAAATTCGTGCCGCCCGCGCACCGGCATTCGATCTGCGTCGATCCCGATCCTGCCGCGCTGATCGGCCAATTGCGCAACTTTGTCCGCAGCGACGTGCCAAAATGGCTGTGAGCGCGATCGCTCATTGTGCGTGCCATGTGAAGGATTTACGGCCCCAGCGTGACGGCTGGGGCCGCAGGAGGTGTTGTGCCTCTGGGGCAATGATCAGAGCACAGCCACCGAACGGCACACAGATGAGAAAGTTCCAACGTGGCCGGCTGTGCCGTGCTGCTATGCAGACCGGAAAGCTTGCAGGCTGCTACAGGGCCGTACCATGATGCTGGTGACCGGATCGAATGCGAGTCTCGGCCCGGGCACGAGCCCCCAAAGGGGGCCGGCCCACTTTTATTTGTAGCTGATTGTCTTGCCTTATGCTGATTGCCGTTCGGAGCTGAAATTGAATCACGACACGCTGGCCAAGCTCACCGTCACCATCATCGTCCTGGCCGCGCTGCTGGTGTGGCGTGTCGCCGACCAGAAGAAAGCGATCGCGTGCGGGACAAGCTGCCCGACCGACCTGTCGGCGAACCGCAAGCCTGCTGAGTAGGATCGGAACGGCTCGGCAGCGCAATTCAAGAGAGGCCGATCAGGCTGGTCGGTCGACGTCTCTCCCATTCAGCACGCAAGGCATTAGCGCTTCGCGGGTTCGCCGCTCTTGTTGCCAGGCAATCCCTTGATGTTGGAAGGGTCCTGTTGCCGGACGTGCTGGTTCTGCGAGCTTGAGCCCACCGTGCTTTCTCCTTTGGCGGGCGGCCCGCTCTTGTTGCCCGGAGCTCCGCTGATTCCGGTCCCGGAATTCTGGGCGCTCGGAGACGTCGCGGCATCCGTGGAACCGGTGCTTGCATCGGGGCGTCCCGGAGGCGTCGCGGCGGCGCCGGGGCGGTCCTGATCTCCGACATAGCCGGATTCGCCGGAGTTCCGTGTCTTGGCGCCCTTATCGGCCTCATTTTGCAGGTTCTGGGCGGCCGCGTGTTGAACCAGCACTGGCCCGACGGCCATGACACCGGCGATGAGCAGTGCGAGTGTACGGGTCCTCATGAGTGTCCTCCTCAAGATAGTCTCAGGACACACAACACGCGCGGCGACCAGCATTTCCTAGCCGCATCGAAAAAACGTTGCGACGGAACTGATGTGGCTGGCGAGGGGTACCTTCGTCTGCGATACCCGGCTGCTTGCGGCTCACAGCCCGTGACGGCGGTTGCGCTCGGCACGCAGCGAGCTGCCGACGAAGCCGACGTCCTCGATCCCACGGTAGATTTCCTTCGAGCAAAGCAGCAGCGTCACCGCGACGGCGCCGACCGCGACCAGTGTGGTCACCAGCAGGGGATTGTCGCAGAACGCATTGAGCAGGTTCTCGAGCGGGCCAGGCCCGCCTGGTCGGCGTGCGACACAGACCGAGGTCGTTGCCAGCGTCCAGCCGCCGAGTGTCACGCAGGCCGCGTTGACGCTGGCGAGTGCGATGATGACGACGGCGAGGCCCTTCCTGATCGACAGCGCGAGATCGACCAGCTTGATCACGGCGCAACATGCGACGACAAATCCCGTGGCCAGGATCCATCCCGGCATGCCTGCCGCCGGAGGCTGCACCCGAAGGCCCCACAAGCCGAGCGCGGCCACGCCAGTGAGCAGCGCGAGATTGAGCTTCACGGCCTCCGGAAACCGGCAGCGAAGCACGTAGGCGTTGAACTTCTCGATGAGGTCGAGCAGCGCGCAGCCGATCAGGCCCGCTGCGAAGCCGCCGAGATGCACGCCCCAGTCGATCCGCGAATTGCTGATCGCGAGCGCGATGTTCAGCCCGATGTTGATGGCGAAGAAGTCGAAGCGGACATCGAGCTTGCCGAGGATCCACAGGCAGAGCAAAGCGCCGAGAATGCCCGAGGTGGCGCCGGAAGCGCCGACCGTCAGGTAGGGCGTCGTGTGGGTCGCATTGCCGACGATGGCGCCGAACACCATCGCGCAAAGATAGATGATAACGAAGTAGGTCGGCCCGACCCGCCGCTCGAGATGCCCGCCCCACAGCACGAGACACAGCATGTTGGTGGCGAGATGAATGAAGTTGACGTGCAGGAAGCCGTAGGCGAACAGCCGCCAGTATTCGTGCCGTGCCAGTGCGGCCGTGTACATGGCGCCATCGCGGAACAGCAGCTCGGCCGGCGCCGATGCGCCGCCGGCCTGGATGAAGCAGAACCCCGAGGCCAGAACGGTCACCGTCATCAGCGCGTAGACCGCTGCGTGCGGGGTTTCGAAGAAGCCGGGGCTTGTGCGGTAAGCGGCCATGATGACAGCCAAACGAGGTGGGTTCCACAGCGTAGCGAAGCAGTCTGAAAATTGCTACTTCCGCGTGCTTCGCCGTGCCTCTATCGGCCATCGCGTGGTGCGTATATCGTCGCTGCCAAATCGAAGATCGGCCCGGCGTGCCGGGTCGTGACGTTATGTGGGGATGCGATGTCCGACATGCTGCTGTTTTCGCCGCTGACCATCCGCGGCGTCACGTTGAGGAACCGCATCGTGGTGCCGCCGATGCATCAATATTCGGCCGAGAAGGGCTTTCCGACCGACTGGCATCTGATGAATGCCGGCAAGTTCGCCGCCGGCGGCGCCGGTCTCGTGATCGTCGAATCGACCAAGGTCGAGCGGCGCGGTTGCGGAACGGTCGGCGATCTCGGCATCTGGGACGACAAGTTCGTCGCGCCGCTCGGCCGGCTCGTCAGCTTCATCAAGCAGCAGAACGCGACAGCCGGCATCCAGCTCGGCCATTCCGGCCGCAAGGCGCGCGCGAGCCGCCCGTGGGAGGGCGACCGGCCGCTCGAACGCAGCGCCGAGATCGAGGATTGGGATGCCTGGACGCCGGTGGCGCCGAGCGCGATCGCCCATAGCGAGCGCTGGCCGGTGCCGCGCGCGCTGGAGGCCCATGAGGTGAAGGACCTCGTCGCAGCCTGGGGGCAGGCGGCGCGGCGCGCGCACGACGCCGGATTCGATGTGCTGGAGCTGCACGGCGCCCATGGCTATCTCGTGCACGAATTCCTCTCCGCGCGCTCGAACCAGCGCAGCGACGAATATGGCGGCTCGGAAGCCAACCGGATGCGCTTCCTGATCGAGGTGACCGAGGCGGTGCGCGCCCACTGGCCGGATCACAAGCCGCTGTTCGTGCGGCTGTCAGTCGAGGACAATGCCGGCTGGGGTCCGGAACAGAGCGCGCGGCTAGCGGCGATCCTGAAGGCGAAGGGCGTCGACGTGATCGACTGCTCGTCGGGGGGAATCAGCGAGATGGCGCCGATCCTGGGCAAGGAGATCAAATACAACTATCAGGTGCCGCTGGCGGAATATGTCCGCCGCAATGCCGATATCATGACCATGGCGGTCGGCTTGATCATCCACGGTGACCAGGCCGAGCAAATCCTGCGTGACAAACAAGCAGATTTGATCGCGGTCGGCCGGGAAATCCTCAATAACCCCAATTGGCCGATGGATGCCGCGCTAAAACTCGGGGTTGAAGGGCCATTTCGCAATGTTCCTCCGCAGTTTGGCTATTGGTTGGGCACCCGGGCCAAGCGCGGATTCGGGACCCGGCCGTCGACCTGGCAGAACGGGTTGCAGGAGGATGGCCAGCGGCCGACCGGGATCTGACTTGAGGCTGACCTGGCGCTGATTAAATGCTGGTTTTGGGCTGACCAGGGCATCCTGACGGGACCGTAATGGTCCGGTGACAGGGCGGCCTTGATCCGACCAAAAAGCCGTTGTGTGGTGCCCCGCGTCGGGGTGAGGCGGGGCATATGTTGCGAAACGTTGCCGGCCGCTAGCGAAGGGATCACGGATAATGCGCAAACATGTTGGCTTCTTCCTCGGGACGGTTGCGGGTGCGTGTCTCACCCTGCTCGTGGCCTCGCCGCAGGGGGCGCATCTGTTCGCCGTCGCCAATGCCGCCGCGCATTCCGACAACACCTATTCGCAGCTCAATCTGTTCGGCGAGGTGTTCGAGAAAATCAAGACCGACTACGTCGAGAAGCCCGAGGACTCCAAGCTCGTCGAGGGTGCGATCAACGGCATGATCTCCTCGCTCGATCCGCACTCCCGCTACATGAACGAGAAGGGCTGGGCGGAGATGCAGGAGACCACGCATGGCGAGTTCGGCGGGCTCGGCATCGAGGTCACGATGGAGGACGGTTTCGTCAAGGTGGTAGCGCCGATCGACGACACGCCGGCCTCGCGCGCCGGCATCATGTCGGGCGACGTGATCACCTCGATCGACGACGAGCAGATCCAGGGCCTGACGCTCGACCAGGCCGTCAACAAGATGAAGGGCGCGCCCAACAGCTCGATCCGGCTGAAGATCATCCGCAAGGACGCCGACAAGCCGATCGAGATCTCGATCGTCAGAGAAATCATCCGCGTCCGCCCGGTGAAGTATCACGTCGAAGGCGGCGACATCGGCTATATCAGGATCACCTCGTTCAACGAGCAGACCACCGAGGGCCTGCGCAAGGCGATCGCGGAGGTCCAGAAGCAGGTCCCGCAGGACAAGCTCGCCGGCTATGTCGTCGACCTCCGCAACAATCCCGGTGGCCTGCTCGACCAGGCGGTCTCGGTGACCTCGACCTTGATGCAGCGCGGCGAGGTGGTCTCGACCCGCGGCCGCAATCCGGAAGAGACCCAGCGCTTCACCGCCCATGGCGGCGACATGACCAAGGGCAAGCCGCTCGTGGTGCTGATCAATGGCGGCTCGGCCTCGGCCTCCGAGATCGTCGCCGGCGCGCTGCACGACCACAAGCGCGCGACCCTGATCGGCACCCGCTCGTTCGGCAAGGGCTCGGTGCAAACAATCATTCCGCTCGGCGCCGGCAACGGCGCGCTGGCGCTGACCACGGCGCGCTATTTCACCCCATCGGGCCATTCGATCCAGGCGCTCGGCATCAAGCCCGACATCGAGGTGCTGCAGGACGTGCCTGACGAGTTCAAGACCCGTTCCGAGATCAAGGGCGAGGCCTCGATGCGCGGCCATCTCTCCGCCGAGGGCGCCGAGCAGACCGGCTCGCAATCCTACGTGCCGCCGGACGAGAAGAACGACAAGGCGCTGGCCGCGGCGTTCAACCAGCTGCGCGGCGTCACCGTGAACGCCGACGCCAAGAACGCGGACAAGGCCGCGCAGAAGCGGCCGGTGCCGAACTAGAACCTGATCCATGTAGCCTGGATGAAGCCATCGGGCGCGTTCGCGCGACCCGTTGGTTCCATCCGGGCGACGCAGCCGCCAAAATATCGAAAACAACCCCATGCAAAGTAGCCGGCGGCGGCTGGCGCTCGACCTGGCGATTTGACATGTCGGGCCTTTTCAGGGTATATTTCTAATATTCCGAAATCGTGAGGACGCCCCCCTCGAACTCCCGGCGTCCGAGAAGCCTTACGCCGCCCCGGCGACAGGCTTGCGCCGGCGCGCGGTGCCCGGGCCCGCGGCGGGGCCACGGCGATGTCCGGCCAGGAGCTCGCGGATCTGCGTGGCCGGCTTCGGCGGGCTGAACAGATAGCCCTGCATTTCCGAGCAGCCGAGCTCGCGCAGCAATTGCTGCTGCTGCGCGGTCTCGACGCCTTCCGCGGTCGTGGTCATGCTGCGCTCGGCGGCGATGTTGACGACGGCCTCGACGATGCCGGCCGAGCCTTCCGGGTCGGCGATGTCGGTGACGAAGCAGCGGTCGATCTTGATCTTGTCGAACGGGAAGCGCTTCAGATAGCTCAGCGACGAATAGCCGGTGCCGAAATCGTCGAGCGCGATCCTGATGCCGATGGCGCGGAGCTGGTGCAGCGCGGCCAGCGCCGTCTCGTCGTCGCGGATCAGCACCGCCTCGGTGATCTCGAGCTCCAGCCGGCCCGCCGACAGGCCCGATGCCGCCAGCGCCGCGATCACCTTGAGCGCCAGCGTGCCGGTCCGGAACTGGACCGGCGAGACGTTGACCGCGAGCCTGATGTGATCGGGCCAGTTCACGGCTTCCTTGCATGCCGTCATCAGCACCCATTCGCCAAGCTGGTTGATCAGGCCGGTCTCCTCGGCGATCGGCACGAACTCGGCCGGCGAGATCATGCCGCGCACCGGGTGGCGCCAGCGCACCAGCGCCTCGCAGCCGGTGATCTCGTTGCTGCGCAGGTCGACGCAGGGCTGGTAGTACACTTCGAGCCCGCTGCCCGCGGCGATGGTCTGCCGCAGCTCCATCTCGAGCTCGCGGCGGGCGCGGGCATCGGCGTCCATCGCCGGCTCGAAGAAGCGCGAGACGCGCCGGCCGGCCGACTTCGCCGCATACATCGCAAGGTCGGCGTTCTTCATGATCTGGTCGAGATCGGTACCGTCCTTCGGCGCCAGCGCGATTCCGATGCTGGCATCGGTCGTGACCTGGTGGCCGAGGCATTGATAGGGCGAGCGGATCACCTCATAGATGCGGGCGACGAGGTCGGTGACCTCGACCTCGCTCTTCACGCCGGTCTGCACGATCGCGAATTCGTCGCCGCCGAGCCGCGCGACGAAATCGCCGTCGCCGATCACGCCGCTTAGCGTCCGCGCAACCGACTTGAGCAGTTCATCGCCGACCATGTGGCCGAGCGAGTCATTGACGCCCTTGAACTCGTCGATGTCGATATAGAGCACCGCGAGCTGGCTGTCTGAT
This Bradyrhizobium sp. CCBAU 53421 DNA region includes the following protein-coding sequences:
- a CDS encoding S41 family peptidase, whose product is MRKHVGFFLGTVAGACLTLLVASPQGAHLFAVANAAAHSDNTYSQLNLFGEVFEKIKTDYVEKPEDSKLVEGAINGMISSLDPHSRYMNEKGWAEMQETTHGEFGGLGIEVTMEDGFVKVVAPIDDTPASRAGIMSGDVITSIDDEQIQGLTLDQAVNKMKGAPNSSIRLKIIRKDADKPIEISIVREIIRVRPVKYHVEGGDIGYIRITSFNEQTTEGLRKAIAEVQKQVPQDKLAGYVVDLRNNPGGLLDQAVSVTSTLMQRGEVVSTRGRNPEETQRFTAHGGDMTKGKPLVVLINGGSASASEIVAGALHDHKRATLIGTRSFGKGSVQTIIPLGAGNGALALTTARYFTPSGHSIQALGIKPDIEVLQDVPDEFKTRSEIKGEASMRGHLSAEGAEQTGSQSYVPPDEKNDKALAAAFNQLRGVTVNADAKNADKAAQKRPVPN
- a CDS encoding rhomboid family intramembrane serine protease, producing MAAYRTSPGFFETPHAAVYALMTVTVLASGFCFIQAGGASAPAELLFRDGAMYTAALARHEYWRLFAYGFLHVNFIHLATNMLCLVLWGGHLERRVGPTYFVIIYLCAMVFGAIVGNATHTTPYLTVGASGATSGILGALLCLWILGKLDVRFDFFAINIGLNIALAISNSRIDWGVHLGGFAAGLIGCALLDLIEKFNAYVLRCRFPEAVKLNLALLTGVAALGLWGLRVQPPAAGMPGWILATGFVVACCAVIKLVDLALSIRKGLAVVIIALASVNAACVTLGGWTLATTSVCVARRPGGPGPLENLLNAFCDNPLLVTTLVAVGAVAVTLLLCSKEIYRGIEDVGFVGSSLRAERNRRHGL
- a CDS encoding NADH:flavin oxidoreductase/NADH oxidase, whose amino-acid sequence is MSDMLLFSPLTIRGVTLRNRIVVPPMHQYSAEKGFPTDWHLMNAGKFAAGGAGLVIVESTKVERRGCGTVGDLGIWDDKFVAPLGRLVSFIKQQNATAGIQLGHSGRKARASRPWEGDRPLERSAEIEDWDAWTPVAPSAIAHSERWPVPRALEAHEVKDLVAAWGQAARRAHDAGFDVLELHGAHGYLVHEFLSARSNQRSDEYGGSEANRMRFLIEVTEAVRAHWPDHKPLFVRLSVEDNAGWGPEQSARLAAILKAKGVDVIDCSSGGISEMAPILGKEIKYNYQVPLAEYVRRNADIMTMAVGLIIHGDQAEQILRDKQADLIAVGREILNNPNWPMDAALKLGVEGPFRNVPPQFGYWLGTRAKRGFGTRPSTWQNGLQEDGQRPTGI